The DNA region CTCTGGGACTTCCTTAGGATGCCCATTCCAATGCACAAGTAAATCACCAGGCAGTGTTTGTGTTAGCAACGCTCGCATCACACTGTAGTATCCAAGGGCAACTTCCTCCCTTAGGGGAACTTCCATCATAATCACAAGACAGAGTCTCCGACCCCTTTTGGTTATTTAATCTTTTGGAAATCGATTAACGTCAGAGGAACACATGGACATATTGACACGCACATGGACATAAAGACACTGAAATAGCTGTAGTCAACATAGATAAGTTCACAAAAGAGGCAAGTGATTTCTTACATTGGCGAGGAATCAGTGAGTGTTAAAATACTTTCTAAATATTCCTCtggtaaatatttaattttgctTTTGATGGAAGCAACGGATACTTTAAGATTTTAGGAAATctgttttaaaaatcagtttacaaGTTTAGACCATTTGAATTATAAGAGAAtggaaatataaaattttgtttttggtaTTTAGAGTCCCGCGAATGAAAAACTCAGCTTAGCTAGCTGAATAAATTAGCTAGATGAATAAAATGGTTAGTTAGTCCCAGAGCCTTTAATGAAGCAGAATTTAATCCTTCTCACGTGCAAAAAATGCTTCCTATCTTTCGGACACCAGCTGTTCACATCAATTGTTGTTGAAAGTACAGTAAGATGTGGGTGGATTTTCCAGTTCCTGTTCCCGGCCCTCTGCATTGCATTATTTTTGTGTATCGTACATATACAATATACATATATCATCTATGTAGGTTATTTTTCCTCATAATTCTCTTATTTGTTACTTGCAATTAATTGTTGTTATATATTATAGTCTGAAGGAAGGTACGCAAGTAAGCATTTAATTGCGCTTGTACGAAACTCCCgcatggctcagtgggttgagtGTAGTTCGGTGCTGCACactcaacccactgagccattcGACAGTCTGGGGAACAGAAATAACACAGTAGGGCCAAAGACAATGAGAGGACAAAGGGGATGGCTAGCAATGGCTGCTGGCTAAACGAGGACGAAACACAAGGACAGGGTCAGGtgggtgctgaccctgacaaactcaGAGTGCGGTTAACTGCTTTAGATCATCTTACTGTATTTTCAGAGCCTTGGGATGTTCGGATATATTGGGCAGAGAGGCACTCTGGTGCATCACAGGAATCCTGTACACTGTGGGGAGACCGTTTGGTTGTGTCTTACCTCATTTTTCAGCATTATCTGACAACGTTTTGACTTCTGTGGACTGGCTTATTTTTGTGAATTCACCAACCCTTCCGCAAACCGCCAGCACTCCGTGGCTCAGGGGAACGCTGGACTGAACCAGTGCCGGTTCATTGACTGGGAGTTGGGAACCCCTGAtgaaaggaaacaaaaaaatgcaggCAGAACAAAGCttctttgtgttttatttgtattgATAAATTATATGAAGTGAACTGTTATACAGCCAAGTAATCAACAGTCGTACTGAAGTGACAGAGAAACGACGTAATCAACTAACTGAAAAATAATTGATACTTGATAATTTGATTAATATATGTGCTCAACAGCATCCAACCAGTACACGTGTATGGATTCAAACACAATGCATAATGGTTTTATATGGCATCATAACTAAGACATGCACCCTATATTGATCTTTTAGGAGAAGCTAACGTTCAAGAAAAGTGGGTATTTAGATTGCATTGGAAATAAAAGAGGTGGGGCTGCCattccatttctgttttttCACAAAATCTTACCATCATGaaaaataaacactgaataAGGTCTCAAGGTGCATGCCAGGCATCATGCATGCTTATCAAGGTGCATGCCAAGCAGCATGCACGGTTATCAAGGTGCATGCCAGGCAGCATGCATGGTTATCAAGGTGCATGCCAGGCATCATGCATGCTTATCAAGGTGCATGCCAAGCAGCATGCACGGTTATCAAGGTGCATGCCAGGTAGCATGCATGGTTATCAAGGTGCATGCAGGCAGCATGCATGATTATCAAGGTGCATTCCAGGCAGCATGCATGCTCATCAAGGTGCATGCAGGCAGCATGCATGCTTATCAAGGTGCATGCAGGCAGCATGTATGGCTATCAAGGTGCATGCCAGGCAGCATGCATGGTTATCAAGGTGCATGCCAGGCAGCATGCATGGTTATCAAGGTGCATGCCAGGCAGCATGCATGGTTATCAAGGTGCATGCAGGCAGCATGCATGTTTACCTGAAATCTGTTCTGTTTATTTAGGGTCGAGTAACCGTTTCAACTCTTCTGCCACTCTCTCAAATTAAGCATTTGGCTAGTTGTAATTTGTTGATTCTGCTAATCTTTTTTTAATAAGAGGACTAGAAAATTACCTAAATAGAGAGTTAGCTAAATAGCTAGTGGCTGTAAAAATAATGCAGCGATTCTAGGAGCTTTGCTGTTTGGCTACTGCCAATGTAATTCAGGCTGCTGCCTTCAGAAACCTGGGTTTAATCCCAGCCACAGGCTGCTCCCAGCAGAATCACTCATTGTCTTCAGAAAGGGGATTAGAGACCTACATTTGGCAGCCTTTCAGGTGGAATATCAACAAGCCAACCAGTGTTTATAAAatagaatagtgatactttatCCATCCCCatgaggaaattctctttttgccAGTCCTATCTTGTGTCTGCATATCTTAGGGAGAGCATATTCAAGTGAGAGCAGGCTTGGGGGTCACATGGCAGGGTCAGGCAGTGTGCAGTGGCcgtggagttgggggggggggggagcttgctTAGGGGCTATTGGCTGTAGGATTCAtaacagtgaccttctgatcgtgATCATGGtctaacccactgaaccacacagcatcccctgtttgtttatttgtatcCTTCATTATAAAGTCACTGAACTTGTGATCTAAGACCAGAGCAAAGGTATGTAAATGATCTGTGTAAGGGTTGGGTAACATAGCAATCCTCTGAGCTTTAATAAACAGCAGCAATTTGATGAGTATTAGTCATAACAATTGGTACAAATGTTTCATAAAATTGACACGTTGTGTTcactctttttcttttctttttttatttatttctgatCCTAAatcaaaacatatttatttaaaatcgcGTAGCTAATGTTCTGCGCGTGTTCACGAATAACGCAAAGCGGACGGCTACATATCTCTTGTGCTAATGCTGTTCTTTTGACTTTCCGCAATAGATGGATTATCCCTGTCTATGCTTCAAGTCTCTGCACCTCTGTAAGCTTGCGAGCGGATTTCTCTGTGTCACAGGTGAGTGACAGTGACACACAGTGTGGCGTCACACAACCTTCGTCAGTGCAGACGATACAACAGGCACAGGATTAGCGTCAGTCATTCTAGAAGAGCTATACACAGTGGACCTAAATTTAAACCGTCCCCCAGGACAAGGTTATGACAGTACAAGTGCAGCAAGTAGGATTTACAAACCAGGATCAAAGACAAATGCCCATTGGTCATAAACACGTCATTGCTGCCTATTCTTCCTGGGTCATTAGTTTCTGAGTGAATTCTTATACTATATGCTGTATGTAGCACTAATCAGTTCATAATCTTAACTGAAACACTAAAGTAACGATTTGAGTTTTCCTTACTGAGCTCCTTTTTAATGGTTTCTGGACGTTGATGGCATTCTTCAGGCTCATTTGAATGTTGTTTTAAGAAGCATGTTTGCTTGATTTTAGTTGCTTGCTCCAAAATGTATAGGAGGTTACATAGTCAATGTCTCCATAACCAAAAGCATTTTAAGTAAAATGTCTCGCAGGTTTTAGGAGATATCCTAGATAGTATCTTTTAATTCCCGGAGGGAACCGTCATAGCTTCAAGAAATACTAAGTGTCACTGCATCCCTGCAGTGGAGATCTCCGCGCAGTGTTTTTGTTGAGCCCCAGTTTCTTGTCACATTCATACAGCTATGGAGAAAATTAAGAGAGCGCTGTATGGTACATAAGTACGTACACAAGAGTAaggaggagacactgggaagccACTGGGAAGCCACTGGGAAGCCACTGGGAAGCCAGCCAGGTAGTGGAAGGAAGCAGCTTTCTGATGCCAGAGATGGCGGATAACTTATCCGATAGCTTGTCATGAATcgcaggatgacatcaagtgaccttcaaaaggattgggaaacattaagtgctggtgtgaagtgcactgctaggacagtgtgtatcaggctctgagaagcaggactgaagtcccataacgaaggaagaagctcttcattaacgagaagcagggaagaactaggctgcagtttgcaggaAAGATTATTCACAGATGTACACCCATAAATAGAGAAGTGAGTGAAATTAAaactgtgctgtggtctcttatttttctccacGACTGTGTGTACTCACCACTATTCCCCTGGAAAGACtttgttttattctttcttAGAGCTGTTCCAGTTTCTTGCCACCTGCCTCTTTCTCGTACATGTCACACGGACAGAGACAGGCCattgttttttaataaagaGCCTTCGGTATAAATGCTATAATACATTATTCAATCCAGTTGGACTGTCTGCAATCTGACTGAAGTgccaaaagtttttttttttaaaagcgcACACTCTGAACACAATCGGAACACACTCTGAACACATTCTGAACACACTCCGTTTTATGCTTCTATGCAGGCGTGAAAAGGTCAGCTCCGTGTGCTGTGACTCTGAATCAAATGTTCCTTCTGCTCTGAGGTTATTCCAGCCTTACATTCTTCCTCCGTAATGAACCACTGATGAATGAAGAATTGTCAGTGGGATTCACCTATAGGGAATGTTAGATCTGTACCTCCATTACGGCCTGTGACGTATTCATCCAAGAAGACCCATGGTTTTTCCGAATAAAACATCTATTGGGCTTCTTTTCAAGGTTTATTTCTGCCTTCATGCTGCTTGCAACCTGATATGCAGAATCAGCTTCTGGAGGCACCAGCAATAGGCAATCGGGTGAGTTTGTGGAGTCAGAATCAGCGAGTGGAGTCAGTGTCAGCACATGGAGTCAGAGTCAGCGAGTTGAGTCAGAGTCAGCGCGTGGAGTCAGAGTCAGCTTGTTGAGTCAGAGTCAGTGCGTGGAGTCAGAGTCAGCGAGTGGAGTCAGAGTCAGTGCGTGGAGTCAGAGTCAGCACATGGAGTCAGAGTCAGCGAGTTGAGTCAGAGTCAGCGCGTGGAGTCAGAGTCAGCTTGTTGAGTCAGAGTCAGTGCGTGGAGTCAGAGTCAGCGCAGACCTACAGGTTCACTTCAGTAATCATTCATTTTATAGTGCAGTTAATGGGTGATCTGGATTCCTCAGTTTAATATATAAAGCATAATATTTTATGCATTCTTATTAAATTGAAGGATATCATGGAAAGAATTCTAGTCGTATCTGTGTATATTTGCATGTATGTActttatgcgtgtgtgtgtatgtatgtatgtactgtatgcatgtgtgtaagtatgtatgtatgtgtgtgtgtgtgtgtgtaagtatgtatgtgtgtgtgtgtgtgtatgtgtgtgtgtgtgtgtgtgtgtgtgtgtgtgtgtgtgtaagtatgtatgtgtgtgtgtgtgtatgtgtgtactcGCATAGGTCACATTTAAGGACATTTTCCTGAGTACACACCAGTTAACTGGGGACCTCTTGGCAAATGGGGACCAAAAACCACGTCCTCATTTGTTTAGCTATACTATCATGTTCAGTATGCTAAAAAAACATCACTGGCCAAAAAATTTCACGTGTCCCGAAAAATGACAAAGACCTGATTTGTGTACCAAAAGTGTGTGTGCCTCCCCCCCAGAGTGTGTAAAACGCAGCGCCCCAACAGGAATTCATGTGAACTGCACTTCCTTACTCTACGCACACATTTTGATCAGGTGATCCAAACAAACCAATGAAAATCTACTTTTTTGATGTGGATGATCTAAACCAATGAAATTTTACTTTTGTACTGGAGGAAGCTTTAGGCTAATATTTAGCATAAcgtaaatatatacagtatatttacacaTTGCTAGCATGCCCTGGTAATATTATTTCTATCACGCAGTAAAAGTACATCAGTATATATAACAGTTTAATATAACTGTAGCATGCCAACCATAAACATTCTGATAAAGTACAAAAATAAGGAACAGTATTAGCAAATTTACCTACGCCGATTTATACTTATTTGTAATGTTAGCAATCACTACCATGTAGTCTTCTTAGCAAACCACATTCAGATAAAACAGAAAATTAAAAGCAACATATAGCAAATATGACTCTAATAATTCCATGTAACAGGTCACCACGCATACATAGTAAGTGTAAGAAAGTAAGAGTAAGAAAAATAAGGAGCACTATATAACAAATACGACTATGCTAATTCCATACATCAGGTTGCTAGAACCGCTAACATGTAGCGTGCTTGGCAAACTACATTctgatatattataaaataaggaGCAATATATGGctaatattaatatgctaattccaTGTATCAAGCCACTATATATAACGCTAGCATGTATTATGCGTACTAAACATTCTGAAagcaaaataaatgtttataataCTACCTGTTTTAAGTGGAAGTCCTATAATTTTAAATAGTTCTTTCGGCCGTCATATATATTACATGTGCAATAACAAGCGCGGAGGAATATTTATGTCACACTGCGCAGTTAACAAGTGGACTAAGTGGATTTTGCGGCTATAATTTGGAAAGACGTCACTTTCGCGGGGAAACATCGGAGGAAGGATTTCGCgccaacaggtaaagttgttccATTTCTTATCTACAttagaatttttaatttttttttttaccgaaaataatatacattttggAAATAATTTCCGCATTAACTTAGTAAGTAAGTAAAATGTATGGGAATTAGAAGCGTAACAATTGTAGTTCTTTAAATGTCTTAAAAATAAGAATTTGAACAGACTATAGGCACACACCTGTTTTAAAGAGTATATCATAATTATGCTATTCTTATTAACTTATCTTTAAATTATGAAGTGTAAATGAAATACTGGATATGTAGCACATGACATGTAGCCAATTTGAAACACTCGGTCCATGTACGTGAGCTGCTcgcttatatactgtatatatataaaataatgggaaacataattatatataatctataacattatgaaggtgtttcCCATTATTTTTAGTCTTGGAAAACGGGACTGGGCGATATATCGAATTTTTATCTTATATTCGATAACTTTTTACATACGATTTGCTTGATAGTGTATCGTCATAtcgattttatttattaattgtaaatatacacaaTATGATTTGCTCTAAAATGGCACGACAAACAGAGCAGGCAGTGCAAGAATAAGTAACGCAATGATGGCGCCGGTAGTAATTAATGTTCCGTGGTGCGCATGCGATGTTCAGCAGAGatgcatttttatgtttttcagtTAGGAAACACTACTTTCAATAAATAAAACcattcatcaaaaaaaaaaattcattctgACTTTCTATCCTAACTTTTCAAAAGTATTTTagagatatttaaaaaatatttaaatacattgAATATCGATACAGTGACCTAAGatatcaagattttgtttttcaaCTATATTGCCCAGCCCTGGAAACCATGTCCTGCACAATATTTTGAGTTTAATTGAGTGACAATTAATGTTTCTATTAAATAATGgaattatatttgttttttatgaATATAATTTAAGTGataactgtaatctgcattgttACAGAATGAACTCCATTAGGAGAAAAAGATGTCATCCATTGCAGGATGTCAAGTTGCATATCAGATTAAAGTCTGATAAGGCTGTGATTGAAGAGCGTTATATTAATGTTTATAAAGGTATGTATCACAAATGTGGACTTCTTATGTAATATTCTTGGGATGTGTAATATTGTGTCTGTTTAGACTGCATTTATCGATGAATTATTGTTTTCTTGTAGGAAGAGGAGTGTTCAGCACGGTGGACATTTGCAAAGGAGATTTTGTAGTAGAATATAGGGGTGAACTGTTGTCGGAGAAAGAGAGTTTTGAACGAAAGAATGGATATAGTGAGGCTAAAAGTGTTTTTCTCTATGATTTCCAATGGAAAGGGAAGAACTGGTGGTAAgcaggaacttgacaattttaaAAGTGTTAAAATACTTTTGCTGATTTTGGTTCAGGTGAGTCACTGTATTTTGTCTTCTACACAGTATAGACGCATCTCAAGAGGACAAGTCTTTAGGGAGGCTTGTCAATGATGAGCACAGGAATCCAAACTGTCGAATGAAAGTAGTAGATGTTGAAGGAAGTCCACATCTTTGTCTCTTTGCTGTTAGAGACATTTTGTCAGGAGAAGagattaattataattatggaGATTCAGATTGGCCTTGGAGAAGACAGGTATTTAGGTTTCCTCTTTTTTGcttattttggcatttttacaacATTTCATATATTACTGTTTGCAAGAGTTGCTCACAGTGTGATAATGGGTTGCATAGGAACAAattcattttactgttttgttCTAAATAGCTCTAAATTAAAACACAGTAATGCCATTTTAAAGGTGGCTGTATATCTGTTTTACTTTGGATATCTGTGAATGACAGGCAAGATTACACTGTATAGTTATATAGATTGAGTTGATATTGGTGTGACGGAATTGTTCAAAATGAGgacataacacacagtgatTGGTCTGGACACTCAGAGGAGACGTAGAGATTTTATATGTCCCCATTTTGGAATTTGTCAAGTGTGCGAGGGTCCTT from Brienomyrus brachyistius isolate T26 chromosome 1, BBRACH_0.4, whole genome shotgun sequence includes:
- the LOC125748608 gene encoding uncharacterized protein LOC125748608 isoform X4, encoding MFLLNNGIIFVFYEYNLSDNCNLHCYRMNSIRRKRCHPLQDVKLHIRLKSDKAVIEERYINVYKGRGVFSTVDICKGDFVVEYRGELLSEKESFERKNGYSEAKSVFLYDFQWKGKNWCIDASQEDKSLGRLVNDEHRNPNCRMKVVDVEGSPHLCLFAVRDILSGEEINYNYGDSDWPWRRQVAVSSPPKEKSVQNDSQIPQLESGYIEAMDDSHAKKNKSLMDKQMTQTSDSFGEVMTVERKRKSFMARLQKLKRHHSKCLEHYVMEDNERRRLEKERTLLLCKVSQINEKLESGSGLPSASDEFGHLSADQVEETVMNTYSSSDVSEYTDYSDVDYVPDSDGSHLKCIFLCLV